The following are encoded in a window of Paenibacillus polymyxa genomic DNA:
- a CDS encoding S1C family serine protease, translated as MRKMGKRAVVLALGSALCVSGTAGAASSGTALKAKVINGGVYVNVSDMNKALGTSGAYNSANGTYTLSADRVPQVVKNVSPSVVGIIGRSATGETVAGGDRYNLAHGTGVIIRSDGWIVTNAHVIEGLGDAVVVTSDGKSYGITDSYSDPISDLALVKIKASGLKPATLAASTNSLQVGEQVVAIGTPISFSLRNSATSGVVSGLNRGVNAAYRLIQSDTAINPGNSGGPLVNLKGEVIGINTMKFSAVGIENMGFSIPSDTVKYVIGQFFKYGEVRRASLGLSLEESWSAIVGLPTEDPLKVTKITSANAIQAKIKEGDELYSINGKRVASAIDVNELLKNYQPGQTVSVLMQSDGDIVKRKLVLTQDNGEIYESIQSGEDGEDSNGSEAAEDGGVALPKETSEPAQGATTGK; from the coding sequence ATGCGTAAGATGGGGAAAAGGGCAGTTGTTCTGGCTTTGGGCAGCGCTCTATGTGTTTCTGGAACGGCAGGTGCAGCCAGCAGTGGGACTGCGTTAAAGGCCAAAGTCATTAATGGTGGGGTCTATGTTAACGTAAGCGATATGAATAAAGCATTAGGAACCAGCGGCGCATATAACAGCGCAAATGGTACATATACGTTATCGGCCGATCGTGTGCCGCAGGTGGTTAAAAATGTATCTCCTTCTGTGGTCGGTATCATTGGCCGTTCAGCCACGGGAGAGACCGTAGCAGGAGGAGATCGATACAACCTAGCTCACGGCACGGGTGTTATCATTCGTAGCGATGGATGGATTGTGACGAATGCACATGTTATCGAAGGATTAGGTGATGCCGTGGTCGTAACCTCGGACGGAAAATCTTACGGAATCACCGACAGCTACAGCGATCCGATCAGTGATTTGGCATTAGTCAAAATCAAGGCAAGCGGCCTCAAACCCGCCACCTTGGCAGCTTCAACGAACAGTCTACAGGTAGGTGAGCAGGTAGTGGCTATTGGTACGCCTATATCCTTTTCACTTCGCAATTCGGCAACCTCGGGTGTTGTTAGCGGGCTGAACCGTGGTGTCAACGCTGCTTATCGTTTGATCCAAAGTGATACCGCGATCAATCCTGGTAACAGCGGCGGTCCGCTGGTCAATCTCAAGGGTGAGGTCATTGGGATCAATACGATGAAATTCTCGGCGGTCGGCATTGAAAATATGGGCTTTTCGATTCCGTCGGATACGGTGAAATATGTCATCGGCCAATTTTTCAAATACGGAGAGGTTCGGCGTGCCAGTCTTGGTCTGAGTCTGGAAGAGAGCTGGTCAGCTATCGTTGGATTACCTACCGAGGACCCTCTGAAAGTTACGAAAATTACCTCAGCCAATGCCATTCAGGCCAAAATCAAGGAAGGCGATGAGCTGTATAGCATTAACGGTAAGCGTGTAGCTTCGGCCATTGATGTCAATGAGCTGCTTAAAAACTATCAACCAGGTCAAACGGTGAGTGTACTAATGCAGTCGGACGGTGATATTGTGAAGCGCAAGCTAGTACTGACACAGGATAATGGTGAAATCTATGAGTCCATTCAGTCTGGAGAAGATGGTGAAGATTCGAACGGTTCGGAGGCCGCTGAAGATGGCGGCGTAGCGCTTCCTAAGGAAACATCGGAGCCAGCTCAAGGGGCAACTACTGGAAAGTGA
- a CDS encoding nitrite/sulfite reductase, with product MAYEPIWNAHPDKLNKFELVKLEKDGLDVIRTIIENYANEGYDSISADDMDRFKWAGVYQQKPKDGHFMMRVRINTGIMTSAQAHALADISALYGRGLVDVTTRQAIQFHWLTVESLPDIFERLEKVNLYSFEACGDCPRTIVGNPLAGIDPNELVDTQEIVDEVNRFFLLNRDFSNLPRKYKMSISGNTYNNAQAEINDLSFTPATKILDGKEVVGFHAMVGGGLSAKPHMAQSLDLFVRPEEVLKVAIAVTTIFRDYGYREKRHHARLKFLVADWGPDKFLAKLTEYIGEMPGRGEDKTIGWQAAYFDGVHPQAQKGLNYVGLNVPVGRLSADELHELADLADRYGDGQIRTTMSQNILLSGVPDEQVDELLEAPVLQRLTPQPKHFMSRTVSCTGNEFCNLAIVETKKRAVDVAEYLDQHVQLDEKVRIHFIGCPNSCGQKHIADIGLQGSLIKTPEGLVDAFDIAVGGALGAGAQFNKALKGRVRGDQVGPVLAELIQFYKENRSAGESFYAYVQRVGIPTFQEKLSAILQSSHVAS from the coding sequence ATGGCCTACGAACCAATCTGGAACGCTCATCCCGATAAGCTTAACAAATTCGAGTTAGTCAAGCTGGAAAAGGACGGTCTCGACGTTATCCGTACCATTATCGAAAACTATGCCAACGAAGGCTATGACTCGATCTCTGCGGACGATATGGATCGTTTCAAATGGGCTGGGGTATATCAGCAAAAGCCCAAGGATGGTCATTTCATGATGCGGGTCCGCATCAACACAGGGATCATGACTTCAGCACAGGCACATGCATTGGCGGACATATCCGCGCTATATGGACGCGGTCTTGTGGATGTCACCACTCGCCAGGCGATTCAATTTCACTGGCTGACGGTCGAAAGCTTACCCGATATTTTCGAAAGACTGGAAAAAGTCAATTTGTATTCCTTTGAAGCCTGTGGAGACTGCCCGCGTACCATTGTCGGTAATCCGCTGGCTGGCATCGATCCCAATGAATTGGTGGATACCCAGGAGATTGTAGATGAAGTAAACCGCTTTTTCTTATTAAATCGTGACTTCTCCAATCTGCCGCGCAAGTACAAAATGTCTATCTCCGGTAATACGTACAATAATGCACAGGCTGAAATTAACGACCTGTCCTTCACTCCAGCCACCAAGATCCTCGACGGAAAAGAAGTGGTCGGCTTCCATGCGATGGTTGGTGGAGGTTTGTCCGCCAAGCCGCATATGGCACAGTCTCTGGATTTGTTTGTTCGTCCTGAGGAAGTACTGAAGGTTGCTATTGCTGTCACCACCATTTTCCGTGATTACGGCTATCGGGAAAAGCGGCACCATGCCCGCTTGAAATTCCTCGTTGCCGATTGGGGCCCAGACAAATTTCTGGCTAAGCTCACCGAGTACATCGGTGAAATGCCCGGACGAGGCGAGGACAAAACGATTGGCTGGCAAGCCGCCTATTTTGACGGCGTGCATCCTCAAGCTCAAAAAGGTCTGAACTATGTCGGTCTGAACGTTCCTGTCGGTCGCCTTAGTGCTGACGAGTTACATGAACTGGCCGACCTGGCTGACCGCTATGGCGATGGTCAGATTCGTACCACGATGTCGCAAAACATTTTGCTGAGCGGCGTACCGGATGAGCAGGTGGATGAACTACTGGAAGCCCCCGTCCTGCAACGCCTGACACCACAGCCCAAGCATTTTATGAGTCGTACGGTATCGTGCACAGGAAATGAGTTTTGCAATTTGGCGATTGTGGAAACCAAAAAACGGGCGGTTGACGTTGCCGAGTATTTGGATCAGCACGTACAATTGGATGAAAAGGTGCGCATTCATTTTATCGGTTGTCCGAATTCCTGCGGTCAAAAGCATATTGCGGACATTGGTCTGCAAGGCTCGCTTATTAAGACACCGGAAGGCTTGGTCGACGCGTTCGATATCGCTGTCGGCGGAGCGCTTGGAGCAGGCGCCCAGTTTAACAAGGCGCTCAAAGGCCGCGTACGCGGGGATCAGGTTGGACCTGTACTGGCAGAGCTCATTCAGTTCTACAAAGAAAACAGGAGCGCCGGCGAAAGCTTTTACGCATATGTACAGCGTGTAGGTATTCCGACTTTCCAGGAAAAGCTGTCTGCCATTTTACAATCCAGCCACGTTGCATCCTAA
- the uvrA gene encoding excinuclease ABC subunit UvrA: MANESIIIKGARAHNLKNIDVTIPRDKFVVLTGLSGSGKSSLAFDTIYAEGQRRYVESLSAYARQFLGQMEKPDVDSIDGLSPAISIDQKTTSRNPRSTVGTVTEIYDYLRLLFARVGHPHCPEHGIEITSQTVEQMVDRILQYPEKTRLQILAPLVSGRKGEHKTLFTDIAKQGFVRVRVNGELRELSEKIELEKNKKHSIEVVVDRIVVKEDVRARLSDSIETALNLSGGQLLVDIMGQEELRFSSNFACPICGFSIDELSPRMFSFNSPFGACPDCDGLGVKMVVDPDLLIPDPEKSVEDGAFQAWSGGTSTYYPQFLQSVCEHYGIPQDIPVSQLTTEQMNLILHGTGEQKIRFRYENDFGQRKEAYVTFEGIIPNLERRYRDTASEGIREFIEGFMSAKPCNTCKGHRLKKESLSVTIQERNIAFVTALSIGEASNFFHTLELSEKEMSIANLILKEINSRLGFLVNVGLEYLTLSRAAGTLSGGEAQRIRLATQIGSSLMGVLYILDEPSIGLHQRDNDRLISALEHMRNLGNTLIVVEHDEDTMMAADYIIDIGPGAGIHGGMIMSQGTPQEVMEDPNSLTGQYLSGRKFIPVNTERRKPADKWLEIRGAKENNLKNVNVKIPLGVFSAVTGVSGSGKSTLVNEILYKTLARDLNRARVRPGQHKEIRGLEHIEKVVEIDQSPIGRTPRSNPATYTGVFDDIRDLFSQTNEAKVRGYKKGRFSFNVKGGRCEACRGDGIIKIEMHFLPDVYVPCEVCKGKRYNRETLEVKYKGKSIADVLEMTVEDATEFFENIPKIHRKIQTLMDVGLGYIKLGQPATTLSGGEAQRVKLASELYRRSTGKTIYILDEPTTGLHVHDIDRLLTVLHRLVDSGETVLVIEHNLDVIKTADYLIDLGPEGGSGGGTILATGTPEQLVRVEESYTGRYLKPILERDTQRSQALQTVDL, translated from the coding sequence TTGGCGAATGAAAGCATCATCATCAAAGGCGCACGCGCGCATAATCTCAAAAATATTGACGTGACGATTCCACGGGACAAGTTCGTCGTCCTGACAGGGCTTAGCGGCTCAGGTAAATCGTCGCTGGCTTTCGATACGATCTATGCGGAAGGGCAACGGCGGTATGTGGAATCTTTATCTGCGTATGCCCGTCAATTCCTCGGACAAATGGAGAAACCAGACGTTGATTCGATTGACGGTCTGTCTCCTGCCATTTCCATTGACCAGAAAACAACAAGTCGGAATCCGCGTTCTACTGTCGGAACGGTTACCGAAATCTATGACTACCTACGGTTGTTGTTTGCTCGGGTGGGTCATCCTCATTGTCCTGAACATGGCATTGAAATTACTTCACAGACCGTTGAACAGATGGTAGACCGCATTTTACAGTATCCTGAAAAGACAAGACTTCAGATTCTGGCTCCATTGGTATCCGGCCGCAAAGGTGAACATAAAACACTGTTTACGGATATAGCCAAGCAGGGTTTTGTACGGGTACGTGTGAATGGAGAACTACGTGAATTGTCTGAGAAGATTGAGCTGGAAAAGAACAAGAAGCACTCGATTGAAGTGGTCGTAGACCGCATCGTAGTCAAGGAAGATGTACGTGCGCGTCTGTCTGACTCTATTGAGACGGCACTGAATCTTTCAGGTGGGCAGTTGCTCGTAGACATTATGGGGCAAGAGGAGTTGCGGTTCAGCTCCAACTTTGCATGTCCTATTTGTGGATTCAGCATAGATGAACTGTCTCCAAGAATGTTTTCCTTTAATAGTCCGTTTGGCGCTTGTCCAGATTGTGATGGGTTAGGAGTTAAAATGGTAGTTGACCCTGATCTGCTCATTCCCGATCCTGAAAAAAGTGTGGAGGATGGGGCGTTTCAGGCTTGGAGTGGTGGAACTTCCACTTATTATCCTCAATTTTTACAGTCAGTATGCGAGCACTACGGTATTCCGCAGGACATTCCTGTTAGTCAATTGACGACAGAACAAATGAACCTCATTTTACATGGAACGGGAGAGCAGAAGATCCGTTTCCGCTATGAGAATGATTTTGGTCAACGTAAGGAAGCCTATGTGACCTTTGAGGGGATTATCCCCAATCTGGAGCGTCGTTATCGTGATACGGCTTCTGAAGGTATACGTGAATTTATTGAAGGGTTTATGAGTGCAAAGCCATGTAACACCTGTAAGGGACACCGACTGAAAAAAGAAAGTCTGTCGGTAACCATTCAAGAGCGTAATATAGCTTTTGTGACAGCTTTGTCTATCGGTGAAGCCTCAAACTTTTTCCATACACTGGAGCTGAGTGAGAAGGAGATGTCGATTGCCAATCTCATTTTAAAAGAAATTAACAGCCGTCTGGGATTCCTCGTTAACGTTGGTCTGGAATACCTGACTTTAAGCCGTGCGGCAGGCACGTTGTCAGGCGGTGAAGCACAGCGTATCCGACTGGCGACACAGATCGGGTCCAGTCTGATGGGTGTGCTTTATATTTTGGACGAGCCTAGTATCGGTCTGCATCAGCGAGATAATGACCGTCTGATAAGTGCTTTGGAGCATATGCGGAACCTCGGTAATACGTTGATTGTCGTGGAGCATGACGAAGATACGATGATGGCGGCGGACTATATCATTGATATTGGGCCAGGAGCTGGAATCCATGGTGGGATGATCATGTCGCAGGGGACTCCGCAGGAAGTTATGGAAGACCCGAATTCCTTAACCGGGCAGTATTTGAGCGGACGCAAGTTCATTCCGGTCAATACCGAGCGGCGCAAGCCTGCTGATAAGTGGCTGGAGATTCGCGGAGCCAAGGAGAACAATCTCAAAAATGTGAATGTCAAAATTCCGCTGGGTGTTTTCTCAGCTGTTACTGGTGTCTCCGGCTCTGGAAAATCGACACTGGTAAACGAAATTTTGTACAAAACGTTAGCGCGTGATCTAAACCGGGCGAGAGTACGTCCAGGGCAGCATAAAGAAATTCGCGGACTAGAACATATCGAAAAGGTTGTTGAGATCGATCAATCGCCAATTGGCCGTACACCGCGTTCCAATCCTGCAACGTATACTGGTGTATTTGATGATATCCGTGATTTATTCTCGCAGACGAACGAGGCCAAAGTACGAGGCTACAAGAAAGGCCGCTTTAGCTTTAACGTTAAGGGAGGCCGTTGTGAAGCTTGTAGAGGCGACGGTATCATCAAGATTGAGATGCATTTTCTGCCGGATGTGTATGTTCCATGCGAAGTGTGCAAAGGCAAGCGTTATAATCGGGAGACCCTGGAGGTTAAATACAAAGGGAAAAGTATTGCCGATGTGCTGGAGATGACGGTTGAGGATGCAACGGAGTTTTTTGAAAATATTCCGAAGATTCATCGCAAGATCCAGACGCTGATGGATGTAGGATTGGGGTATATCAAGCTGGGTCAGCCTGCAACTACCTTGTCTGGCGGTGAAGCACAGCGCGTGAAGCTGGCCTCCGAATTGTATCGTCGTAGCACAGGCAAAACCATTTATATTTTGGACGAGCCGACAACCGGTCTGCATGTTCACGATATTGACCGATTATTGACGGTGCTGCATCGTTTGGTTGATTCAGGAGAGACGGTGCTGGTTATTGAGCATAATCTGGATGTGATTAAAACAGCCGATTATCTGATTGATTTGGGACCGGAAGGCGGAAGCGGCGGTGGAACGATCTTGGCTACCGGGACACCGGAGCAACTCGTGAGAGTCGAAGAATCCTATACAGGCCGATACTTAAAGCCGATCCTTGAACGGGATACCCAGCGTAGTCAAGCGCTTCAGACAGTCGATCTATAG